The genomic region CGACGTGGAGCGCCCCACGGCTCCCGGCACCTACCCGGCCATCCACCCCGACCACAGCGTCGTGGGCCCGGCCGCGGTCGGCCTCGGCGGCCTCGCCGTCGGCGCCATCGTCGGCGCGGGCGTCGTGGCGAGCAAGAAGCTCACCGCCGAGTCGGAGAAGCACGAGGAAAGGGAGTAGGCCCATGCGCATCTCCCGTCGATCCCTCCTCAAGGGGGCCGCGGCAGCCGGGGCAGCCGGCGCCGTCACGGCCCTCGCTGGAAAGGCGGAGGCGTCGGAGCACGAGTCCAAGCATCGCCCGGACGCGGTGGGCATGCTCTACGACTCGACCCTCTGCGTCGGCTGCCGCGCCTGCGTGACGAAGTGCAAGGAAGCCAACCAGCTTCCGGTGGACCAGTCCGCCATGCAGGGCACCGAGAAGGCCGTCTACGACGCGCCGAGCGACCTGAACGGCCAGACCAAGAACATCATCAAGGTGTTCAAGGACGGCGAGCGCTTCGCCTTCATGAAGCAGCAGTGCATGCACTGCGTCGAGCCCTCCTGCGTGTCCGTCTGCATGATGGGCGCGCTACACAAGGAGGGCGAGGGCACCCGCTCGTTCGAGGGCGAGAACAAGGGCACCGGCATCGTGGTGTACGACAAGTACACCTGCGTCGGCTGCCGCTACTGCCAGATCGCCTGCTCGTTCAACGTGCCCAAGTTCGAGTGGTTCGATCCGCTCCCGCGCATCGTCAAGTGCGAGCTCTGCAAGCACCGCGCGGACAAGAACAAGACCGGCCCCCTCGCCGTCGCCAACCCGGCGTGCTGCGAGGTCTGCCCCCGCGAGGCCGTCATCTACGGCAAGCGCGAGGAGCTGCTGGCCATCGCCAAGAAGCGCATCGCCGCCGACCCCAAGCGCTACAACGCCAAGGTCTAC from Anaeromyxobacter paludicola harbors:
- the hybA gene encoding hydrogenase 2 operon protein HybA yields the protein MRISRRSLLKGAAAAGAAGAVTALAGKAEASEHESKHRPDAVGMLYDSTLCVGCRACVTKCKEANQLPVDQSAMQGTEKAVYDAPSDLNGQTKNIIKVFKDGERFAFMKQQCMHCVEPSCVSVCMMGALHKEGEGTRSFEGENKGTGIVVYDKYTCVGCRYCQIACSFNVPKFEWFDPLPRIVKCELCKHRADKNKTGPLAVANPACCEVCPREAVIYGKREELLAIAKKRIAADPKRYNAKVYGEKEGGGTQVLYLAPASVSFQELGLPELPEHSAASFSEHVSHTPYLHGVTPIALYATAAFLIHRNKKKEEEAEHHEEGK